The Constrictibacter sp. MBR-5 sequence GCGTCGGGCCGCACGACCATGCCTTCCTCGGCCACCCATTCGTCCGGCGGCACGACGGGACCGCACGTCTGGTGCGCCGCCCAGATCCCCACCACCGGGTGCGGCGAAGCCACCAGCCCCACGGACGGATGCAACGTCAGCCGCAGGTCCGAGAGGTCGGCGGGAGGCAGTGCGGCAATCGCCGCCACGCCGACCGGCACCGCCTCCGCGGCGTGGTAGGCCCGGCTCCAGGCGATTTCCAGCCGTGCCACGTCCGGCAGGTAGGGCAGATCGGCGGCGGGCTCGAGCGCCTCGATGAACGCCGGCAGCCCATCGCCGAAGAGGAAGAGGAGCGGCGATCGCGGCGGATGCGCCCGCGCATAGGCGCCCGCCATCGCCGCGAAGAAATCCTCGCCCACCAGCCGCGCCACGACGGGAAAGCGGGCACGCAGCGCTTCGATCAGTGAGACGGCGACGTTGTTCCGGTAGACCGCGAACCGGCGCGCGTCCGGCAGGTCGCGAGCGCCGAGGACATTGCCCGGTACCGGCATCGCCGGATCGGCCAGCGCGGCGGCGAACGCCGCCTGCGTCTCAGCCAGCGGCGGCATGGCGCACCTCCACGGCGGCGGGCGCCAACTGCCGCAGGACCGCATCCGCCTGCGCCGCCTCGCCCAGAAGCACCGGCCACGACGGCACGTCATTGTCCCACTCGATCAGCGTCGGCAGCGGGCCGCAGCGGCGGACCACGTCGGCATAGAGCGCCCAGACATCGCCGGTCACGGGAGACCCGTGCGCGTCGATCAGCAAAGGGCCGCCGTCGCCGTCCACGGTGACCGCGTGTCCCGCGAGGTGGATCTGGCCGACGGCGGCGAGCGGAAAGGCCTCGAGATAGGAGCCGGCATCGAAATCGTGGTTGGCGGCCGACACCGCGACGTTGTTGACGTCGAGCAGCAGGCCGCAGCCGGTCCGCCGGACCATCTGGGCCAGGAAGTCGACCTCCGCCATCTCGCTCTCGGCGAAGCGGACATAGGTCGAGGGATTCTCGATCAGGACGCGGCGGCCGATCGCCGCCTGCAGCGCATCGACATGCTCGCAGACCCGCGCCAGCGTCTCGGCCGTGTAGGGCAGCGGCAGCAGGTCGTTGATGAAGCCCGTGTCGTGCGTCGACCAGGCGAGATGCTCCGACACCAGCCCCGGCTCGTAGCGGCGCACGAGGTCGCGGAAGCGTGCGAGATGGTCGTCGTCCAGCGGCCTGGC is a genomic window containing:
- a CDS encoding DNA-binding domain-containing protein produces the protein MPPLAETQAAFAAALADPAMPVPGNVLGARDLPDARRFAVYRNNVAVSLIEALRARFPVVARLVGEDFFAAMAGAYARAHPPRSPLLFLFGDGLPAFIEALEPAADLPYLPDVARLEIAWSRAYHAAEAVPVGVAAIAALPPADLSDLRLTLHPSVGLVASPHPVVGIWAAHQTCGPVVPPDEWVAEEGMVVRPDADVLVHRLPPGGGAFAAAVLAGAPLGEAAEAGVAAAPAFDFGRNLVGLFQAGAVVGVSAATLSEPSA
- a CDS encoding DUF692 domain-containing protein → MTSAGLSDTRVDGPVPARAGIGLKPQHYRDILDSVPDLGFFEVHAENYMGAGGPPHRWLEAIRARYPLSLHGVAMSIGAARPLDDDHLARFRDLVRRYEPGLVSEHLAWSTHDTGFINDLLPLPYTAETLARVCEHVDALQAAIGRRVLIENPSTYVRFAESEMAEVDFLAQMVRRTGCGLLLDVNNVAVSAANHDFDAGSYLEAFPLAAVGQIHLAGHAVTVDGDGGPLLIDAHGSPVTGDVWALYADVVRRCGPLPTLIEWDNDVPSWPVLLGEAAQADAVLRQLAPAAVEVRHAAAG